The following proteins come from a genomic window of Micromonospora zamorensis:
- a CDS encoding NHLP family bacteriocin export ABC transporter peptidase/permease/ATPase subunit, translating into MSAPTTAVSGTPELPRIRRRRVRTPTLIQMEAVECGAAALGILLAHHGRHVPLEELRRVCGVSRDGSTAATVLKGARRYGMVAKGFQMDLAGLATVALPAVLFWRFEHFVVLEGLGRKVFINDPATGPRAVSWEEFDGAFTGIVLTMEPGPEFRPGGTRYRLVRALAERWRGPGSAIAQMLLLGLLIAVVGLTIPVMAKVFVDRVLLQEDRAAFAGLVAAVAVATVLTFLASLLQQRLTVRAETALALASAARFFRHLLRLPPAFFDQRQAADLSQRVRGNEVVAEVLTRRTATTVVDTGLVLAYGALLCHYDLLLGLCAVVLAGLNVSVLRYVASTRSTAVAGLQADRSKLVTTVYTTVQMIETVKAGGEEERAVARFAARHATVATRQQRLGVPTAVLSVLPALLASGTTAVLLGLGSRQVVAEAMSVGVLVGMQSLAAAMNRPLGNLTALGSRLQDMSADLNRLRDVERYPLPSAQDRPARPMTPMEGHLRIEEVTFGYNPLGRPLLENFSLDLPPGARVALVGRSGSGKSTVGRLVAGLYRPWTGRVTVDGLERAATDDGLWAATVAMVDQDQRLFEGTVRDNVTMWDLTVADEDVVTALTDACLYDEVAARPGGLGSPVRENARNFSGGQRQRLEIARALVRNPRVLVLDEATSALDAETERRIDLHLRRRGATCLIVAHRLSTVRDCDLIVVLDGGREVERGTHEQLVAQDGAYARLVRDH; encoded by the coding sequence ATGAGCGCGCCGACGACCGCCGTCAGCGGCACGCCGGAGCTGCCCAGGATCCGGCGTCGACGGGTCCGTACGCCCACGTTGATCCAGATGGAGGCGGTGGAGTGCGGTGCCGCCGCGCTGGGGATCCTGCTCGCACACCACGGTCGGCACGTGCCCCTGGAGGAGTTGCGCCGGGTGTGCGGCGTCAGCCGGGACGGCTCCACCGCGGCCACCGTGCTCAAGGGCGCCCGCCGGTACGGCATGGTGGCCAAGGGCTTCCAGATGGACCTGGCCGGCCTGGCCACTGTGGCGCTGCCGGCGGTGCTGTTCTGGCGGTTCGAGCACTTCGTGGTGCTGGAAGGGCTCGGCCGTAAGGTCTTCATCAACGATCCGGCCACCGGTCCCCGTGCGGTCAGCTGGGAGGAGTTCGACGGTGCCTTCACCGGCATCGTGCTCACCATGGAGCCCGGCCCGGAGTTCCGGCCCGGCGGCACCCGCTACCGGCTGGTGCGGGCGCTGGCCGAGCGGTGGCGCGGCCCGGGCTCGGCGATCGCGCAGATGCTGCTGCTCGGCCTGCTGATCGCCGTGGTCGGTCTGACCATCCCGGTGATGGCCAAGGTCTTCGTCGACCGGGTGCTGTTGCAGGAGGACCGGGCGGCGTTCGCCGGCCTGGTGGCGGCGGTGGCGGTGGCCACCGTGCTGACCTTCCTGGCCAGCCTGCTTCAGCAACGCCTGACCGTACGCGCGGAGACGGCGCTCGCCCTCGCCAGCGCCGCCCGGTTCTTCCGACATCTGCTGCGGCTGCCGCCGGCCTTCTTCGACCAGCGGCAGGCCGCCGACCTCAGCCAGCGGGTCCGCGGCAACGAGGTGGTCGCCGAGGTGCTCACCCGCCGGACGGCCACCACTGTGGTGGACACCGGCCTGGTGCTGGCGTACGGGGCTCTGCTCTGCCATTACGACCTGCTGCTCGGGCTGTGCGCGGTGGTCCTCGCCGGGCTGAACGTCAGCGTGCTCCGCTATGTCGCCTCGACCCGTTCCACCGCCGTCGCCGGTCTTCAGGCGGACCGCAGCAAGTTGGTGACCACGGTGTACACCACGGTCCAGATGATCGAGACGGTGAAGGCCGGCGGTGAGGAGGAACGCGCCGTGGCCCGGTTCGCGGCGCGCCACGCCACCGTCGCCACCCGTCAGCAGCGGCTCGGGGTGCCCACAGCGGTGCTCTCCGTCCTGCCGGCGCTCCTCGCCTCGGGGACCACAGCGGTGCTGCTGGGGTTGGGCAGCCGGCAGGTCGTGGCTGAGGCGATGAGTGTGGGCGTGCTGGTCGGTATGCAGAGCCTGGCCGCCGCGATGAACCGCCCGTTGGGCAATCTGACCGCGCTGGGCTCGCGGTTGCAGGACATGAGTGCCGACCTGAATCGGTTGCGTGACGTGGAGCGGTACCCACTGCCGTCGGCCCAGGACCGACCCGCCCGCCCGATGACGCCCATGGAGGGGCACCTGCGCATCGAGGAGGTCACCTTCGGCTACAACCCGTTGGGCCGTCCACTGCTGGAGAACTTCAGCCTGGACCTGCCGCCGGGTGCCCGGGTGGCGCTCGTCGGGAGGTCGGGCAGTGGCAAGTCGACTGTCGGTCGGCTGGTCGCCGGGCTCTACCGTCCCTGGACCGGACGGGTCACAGTGGACGGCCTGGAGCGGGCCGCGACCGACGACGGGCTCTGGGCGGCGACGGTCGCCATGGTGGACCAGGACCAGCGGCTGTTCGAGGGGACGGTCCGGGACAACGTCACCATGTGGGACCTCACTGTCGCCGACGAGGACGTCGTCACCGCGCTGACCGACGCGTGCCTCTACGACGAGGTCGCGGCCCGTCCGGGTGGCCTCGGCAGTCCGGTGCGGGAGAACGCCCGCAACTTCTCCGGTGGGCAGCGGCAGCGGCTGGAGATCGCCCGAGCGCTCGTGCGCAACCCCCGGGTGCTGGTGCTGGACGAGGCCACCAGCGCGCTGGACGCCGAGACCGAACGCCGGATCGACCTGCACCTGCGCCGGCGGGGGGCGACCTGCCTGATCGTGGCCCACCGCCTGTCCACGGTCCGCGACTGCGACCTGATCGTCGTGCTGGACGGCGGTCGGGAGGTGGAGCGCGGCACCCACGAGCAGCTCGTCGCCCAGGACGGGGCGTACGCGCGCCTGGTCCGGGACCACTGA
- a CDS encoding HlyD family efflux transporter periplasmic adaptor subunit: protein MKFRRQALRQLEAPEQLDRAVRLTTVPNWLATTALVIVVVAAGVWSVRTVVPRTVEAAGVLIHSNGISALDALDSGQVTKVWASPHQRVPKGTPLYSLRTADGKVRVETAPGDAYVVAWLVSEGEIVTPGTHLADLERLDTAGDALQAVVYAPAVAAPLLQPGVSVEVAAAAAPRNVFGTLAGQVTTVGAFPETEASLRAFLGTGPDVRRLLARGSVVRVTVALEPDPAAPGGLRWTRSPPPFQLNSASEVTAWFTVDREHPIDWLLRR from the coding sequence ATGAAGTTCCGGCGGCAGGCTCTGCGCCAGTTGGAGGCACCCGAGCAACTGGACCGGGCGGTCCGACTGACCACGGTGCCGAACTGGCTGGCCACCACCGCGCTGGTCATCGTCGTGGTCGCCGCAGGTGTCTGGTCGGTACGCACTGTGGTGCCCCGGACCGTCGAGGCGGCCGGGGTGCTGATCCACTCGAACGGGATCTCGGCCCTCGACGCGCTCGACAGCGGCCAGGTCACCAAGGTGTGGGCGTCGCCGCACCAGCGGGTGCCGAAGGGCACACCCCTCTACAGCCTGCGCACGGCGGACGGGAAGGTGCGGGTGGAGACCGCGCCGGGTGACGCGTACGTCGTCGCCTGGCTGGTCTCGGAGGGCGAGATCGTCACACCGGGCACGCACCTGGCCGACCTGGAACGGCTCGACACCGCCGGGGACGCGTTGCAGGCAGTCGTCTACGCCCCCGCCGTCGCCGCCCCGCTGCTGCAACCCGGCGTGTCCGTCGAGGTGGCCGCCGCGGCCGCGCCGCGCAACGTGTTCGGCACCCTGGCCGGCCAGGTGACCACTGTCGGTGCCTTCCCGGAGACCGAGGCCTCGCTGCGCGCCTTCCTGGGCACCGGGCCGGACGTCCGGCGGCTGCTCGCCCGCGGCAGCGTGGTGCGGGTGACGGTCGCACTGGAACCCGACCCGGCCGCCCCGGGTGGCCTGCGCTGGACCAGGTCCCCGCCGCCGTTCCAGCTCAACTCGGCCAGCGAGGTCACCGCCTGGTTCACCGTGGACCGGGAACACCCGATCGACTGGTTGCTGCGGCGATGA
- a CDS encoding SagB/ThcOx family dehydrogenase has translation MSGSVGGPPIQESYRLRRDAELRLGEDGSLTLRQTRFQLTLEQPGMGRRALLLRLAADWVNDVEVGRLISGLEGENRVLPAQLLLRRLLAHSWLERRVQVDDRPLLDLVPTGLGRGSLPESRLHTPGVRYRLSRFAALQHERGVLVAASPLSTLVVGCADAALGAVLAAAAPGVGPEAVARTLGVPPDVAGRVLDELATARILVTDAEFEAECDDAPLAYWSPEELRLHHRSRAGRHALPVGGTYRMRGSFAPQPLRRPYDGGRAVDLPLPDLATIAKADPAFSQVVTDRRSVREHDDTAPLPLERLAEFLHRSQHTSAVGEAGGQEIGHRPYPGGGGVYELEIYPLVARCAGLDRGLYHYDAVGHRLEPVAAWGPAADRLLAYARASGALPRPPQTVLVVTARVQRLMWKYEGMSYAMILKDAGVLTQQMYLVATAMGLAPCALGAGDSQAFAELSGLDPLVEPSVADFLLGSRRATGPAATEGRP, from the coding sequence GTGAGCGGCTCCGTGGGCGGTCCGCCGATTCAGGAGTCGTACCGGCTGCGCCGTGACGCGGAGCTGCGGCTCGGTGAGGACGGCTCGCTGACCCTGCGGCAGACCCGCTTCCAGCTCACCCTGGAGCAACCGGGCATGGGCCGGCGGGCGCTGCTGCTGCGGCTCGCCGCCGACTGGGTCAACGACGTCGAGGTCGGCCGTCTGATCAGCGGCCTGGAGGGGGAGAACCGGGTGTTGCCCGCGCAGTTGCTGCTGCGCCGGCTGCTCGCCCACTCCTGGCTGGAGCGCCGCGTCCAGGTCGACGATCGGCCGCTGCTCGACCTGGTGCCCACCGGCCTGGGTCGGGGCAGTCTGCCGGAGAGTCGCCTGCACACCCCCGGGGTCCGCTACCGGCTCTCCCGCTTCGCCGCCCTCCAGCACGAACGGGGCGTGCTGGTGGCCGCTTCACCGCTGAGCACCCTCGTCGTCGGCTGTGCCGACGCCGCCCTCGGCGCTGTCCTGGCCGCCGCCGCCCCGGGCGTCGGACCCGAGGCGGTGGCCCGCACGCTCGGCGTGCCGCCGGACGTCGCCGGACGGGTGCTCGACGAGTTGGCCACCGCCCGGATCCTGGTCACCGACGCCGAGTTCGAGGCGGAGTGCGACGACGCGCCGCTGGCCTACTGGTCGCCGGAGGAGTTGCGGCTGCACCACCGATCCCGGGCTGGCCGACACGCGCTGCCGGTGGGCGGCACCTACCGGATGCGGGGGAGCTTCGCCCCGCAACCACTGCGCCGCCCGTACGACGGGGGCCGGGCGGTCGACCTGCCGCTGCCGGACCTGGCGACGATTGCCAAGGCGGATCCCGCGTTCAGTCAGGTCGTCACGGATCGGCGCAGCGTGCGCGAACACGACGACACGGCGCCACTGCCCCTGGAGCGGCTGGCGGAATTCCTGCACCGGTCGCAGCACACCAGCGCCGTCGGTGAGGCCGGCGGGCAGGAGATCGGCCACCGGCCCTACCCGGGCGGCGGTGGAGTCTACGAGCTGGAGATCTATCCACTGGTAGCGCGGTGCGCCGGGCTCGACCGCGGGCTCTACCACTACGACGCCGTCGGGCACCGGCTGGAGCCGGTCGCCGCCTGGGGACCGGCAGCCGACCGGCTGTTGGCGTACGCCCGGGCGTCCGGCGCCCTGCCTCGGCCGCCGCAGACGGTCCTGGTGGTCACCGCCCGGGTCCAGCGGCTCATGTGGAAGTACGAAGGGATGAGCTACGCCATGATTCTCAAGGACGCGGGTGTGCTGACCCAGCAGATGTATCTCGTCGCCACCGCCATGGGGCTGGCACCGTGCGCCCTCGGCGCCGGCGACTCCCAGGCCTTCGCCGAGTTGTCCGGGCTCGACCCGCTGGTCGAGCCGAGCGTGGCCGACTTCCTGCTCGGCTCCCGCCGCGCCACCGGCCCGGCCGCGACGGAGGGCCGGCCATGA